In Pseudoalteromonas marina, a genomic segment contains:
- a CDS encoding DUF1653 domain-containing protein, with product MTTALKLGLYQHYKGPQYKVLYQATHSETDEQLVIYQALYGEFGIWARPLSMFLETVEKEGKTIPRFAYLGPAD from the coding sequence ATGACTACAGCACTAAAACTGGGTTTATATCAACACTACAAAGGCCCGCAGTACAAAGTTTTATATCAGGCAACACATAGCGAAACAGACGAACAATTGGTGATATACCAAGCCTTATATGGTGAGTTCGGTATTTGGGCACGACCACTTAGTATGTTTTTAGAAACCGTTGAAAAAGAGGGCAAAACTATACCTCGTTTTGCCTACCTTGGACCTGCAGATTAA